In Streptomyces rapamycinicus NRRL 5491, the genomic stretch GCTCGGACTTCCTGCGGCGCCTCAACGAGGGCGGCGACACCGTCCCCGGAGTGCGCTACACCGTCATCTCGACCAAGTACGACGAGGTGGCCACGCCCTACCGGGCGCAGTTCCTCTCCGGTCCGAACGTCAAGAACGTGCTGATCCAGGACCTGTGCCCGACCGATATCTCCGAGCACGTGACCATCGGGCTGACCGACGGTCTGGCCTTCCACGAGGCCGTCAACGCCCTCGATCCGGAACACGCCACGCCGACGACGTGTGCGTCGGACGACTGACGCTCGACGGCGAGTGGATGAAACGCACGTCATGGCGCGCCCTGCCTCGGTCCGTACGAGCAGGGCGCGTCGCCCGTCGGGCCGGCCGACGTCCGATTACTCGGCGATGAGCTCGACCTCGACGTTGCCCCGCGTCGCCTTGGAGTACGGGCACACCTGGTGCGCCTGCTCGACCAGCTTGCGGCCGGTCTCGTTCTCCAGCTCGCCCGGCAGCTCGACGCGCAGCGTCACCTTGAGCCCGAAGCCGTCGTCCGCCGCGTCCTTGCCGATGCCGACCTCGGCGGTGACGGAGATGTCCTTGGTGTCGACCTTGGCCTGGCGGCCGACGAGGCCGAGCGCGGAGGCGAAGCAGGCGGCGTAGCCCGCGGCGAACAGCTGCTCGGGGTTGGTGCCCTTGCCGTTGCCGCCGAGGGCGGGCGGCATGGCCAGCGGCAGGTCGAGCTGTCCGTCGGAGCTCACGGCCCGGCCGTCGCGTCCGTTGGCCGTGGCCACCGCGGTGTAGAGCGCGTCCATGAAGACCATCCCTTTCGTGTTCCGGCAGTCGGAGGGAGGCGGGGGCTCGGGGCGCCCCGTCTCGCTGAGCAGAAGTAGAGCACACAATTAAGTTGCGTACAACTAAAGGGTACGCTGGAGGCATGTCACACCAGCCCGACCGCACCACCGACAGCACTGCCGACCGCGGCACCGACCGCACCACCACCCCCGAGCCGCGGCCCTCCGACGAACTGCTCCGGCTCGACCGGCAGCTCTGCTTCAGCCTGCATGCCGCCTCCCGCGCCTTCGACGGCCTCTACCGCCGGGTGCTGCGCGACACGGGGCTGACCTATCCGCAGTACCTGGCCATGCTGGTGCTCTGGGAGCACGGGGAGATGCCGGTCAAGCGGCTGGGGGAGCACCTGCGGCTGGACTCCGGCACCCTGTCGCCGCTGCTCAAGCGGATGCAGTCGGCCGGACTCGTCCAGCGCGAGCGCAGCGCGCACGACGAGCGTTCGGTGACGGTCCGGCTCACGGCGGAGGGGTCGGCGCTGAAGGAGCGCGCCCAGGGCGTACCCCTGG encodes the following:
- a CDS encoding MarR family winged helix-turn-helix transcriptional regulator: MSHQPDRTTDSTADRGTDRTTTPEPRPSDELLRLDRQLCFSLHAASRAFDGLYRRVLRDTGLTYPQYLAMLVLWEHGEMPVKRLGEHLRLDSGTLSPLLKRMQSAGLVQRERSAHDERSVTVRLTAEGSALKERAQGVPLAAMEASGLDLKEAVDLQARVRRLTAALDAALAEEA
- a CDS encoding organic hydroperoxide resistance protein; its protein translation is MDALYTAVATANGRDGRAVSSDGQLDLPLAMPPALGGNGKGTNPEQLFAAGYAACFASALGLVGRQAKVDTKDISVTAEVGIGKDAADDGFGLKVTLRVELPGELENETGRKLVEQAHQVCPYSKATRGNVEVELIAE